One stretch of Brachyhypopomus gauderio isolate BG-103 chromosome 8, BGAUD_0.2, whole genome shotgun sequence DNA includes these proteins:
- the tnrc6c2 gene encoding trinucleotide repeat-containing gene 6C protein isoform X1: MAPPAPNRPSTVLRATHPERSPRVSATTSTEQLLRRGQHPPSATPGSPPSTPTSEHLAVLPHQSDLGTRHENSLWVNSTSSSSCWDQVITDKNDTEPWPSISYSNSQQALECTLDTDTSEVVSSSMSMATGASQQGHYQINKTSVNHSSTMVSSQGGPNRGWASEGKTDLSMASRGHSSWGSSNLNLNPNANPAAWPVLGHEAPGVGSGPGVMGGSSSLPSNMCGPGGIAPVHNTNGNGNIGCANGNLVGDCAWGSPDTPEQHQSPTNMSFSMDPPNLKSDGPNTKVEPMSPAHSWGGALSQSPTEQAGGDGTALWSSGDIKGGISKDSGWDSGGMSSWGGGGGGGGGGGGAGGGVGWGNWSKQSSTEGTGWDGNESATREPMSSWGPDAPASEGSRDSSEGNSLRRERSSSVDFPLLPRQDLDPRVLCNSGWGQTPVRQHTVWEMDENPDIKDDGGTEAWGTSRNAPLTGSAPPPQSCANPNLNVSPRMDSGSKSETPSRSMATPGWGGSVPPTSQPITGWGEPTTNKKMPNGSVGNWAEPMPGGPSTNGSSGQSWGSEDKSPSWDDGGIQTKSQGWGDGPSTSSGWGSSGSGNSGEWGETSDGRKNGSGSSSWDGDGGNWKEPQKGWGKAAPAAGGGSWGDSQHSNGTVQGWGAKQPESASGGSDVASMGSWGGPSSVKQGGSAWGSVGRPDPGEEATGWEEPSPSSIRRKMEIDDGTSTWGDPNTYRTSVNMWDKNNPASHNNPGTNNNSSSNHHHTGSSNNNHHHSHHGQGPGQNHSNGNNNGSPSQLGPPHNRMPMVNPGWGELPGVQPKSEPASWGEPSSSSSPVDNGTAAWGKPGRGAGSWAESGHEPSAPYSRCSAPTGSGSCKPGPKSMQDGWGSGGEDMNMSSSQWDAEEGDMWTSPTSQDSGSSCISWNQSKKGIQKGKMSTKQDEVWIMNRLIKQLTDMGFPRDPAEEALRSNNMNLDQAMSALLEKKSEGDRRGMGVADYSSGMNKPLVGRPPSLAKDTALDRASFLDKDGGLSDDTPTSPFMPSPAHKLPLTNSSLPSHGLGGISSSLAMQNLNNRQMNGMFGSNGAAQARGLQPQAPPPQPPVPSLSSAQPTLRAQVPQFLSPQVQAQLLQFAAKNIGLNPALLSSPINPQQMTLLYQLQQLQMAYQRLQIQQQMMQAQRNVSGPIRQQEQQVARTISNMQQQIQQHQRQLAQALLMKQQQASPASHTGLHPSHSKPNLDMFPGHPQASGLSISDLHTKEQQTPPSSFGPYPMSGMNGNMTCMEVGGVTLKDAPPQPQSRLSQWTHASGMDSLSTSSPHMETGLSKHGNASSTHVGDGKVMEDSFSPYNLLSSSQSPSSPMVAPESWPQGKNPSEKISTGTSINWPPEFCPGVPWKGLQNIDPEADPNMTPGSVSTGPTINTTIQDVNRYLLRDRNGGKLLDMKSTWSTGPISHTQASLSHELWKVPPGGRTSMAPSRPPPGLTNTKPSPSWASGSLGLGQGWSSSYSSEGTAWSSDNSSRTSSWLVLRNLTPQIDGSTLRTLCMQHGPLITFHLSLPQGNALVRYSSKEEAAKAQKSLHMCVLGNTTILAEFAGEEEVTRFFAQGQSLPPSSSWQGSSAPGSSQPRLANPSAAHPAVGQWGGAGTKAVGNPGSGGGGSGADLLWGGVQQYSSLWGPANGEESRVMGSPIPINTLLPGDLLSGESM; encoded by the exons TGCTGCCCCATCAGAGTGACCTAGGAACCAGGCATGAGAATTCTCTTTGGGTCAACTCAACCAGCAGCAGCTCCTGTTGGGATCAAGTGATTACTGACAAAAACGACACTGAACCTTGGCCTTCCATTTCCTACAGCAACAGCCAGCAGGCATTAGAATGTACCTTGGACACTGACACGTCAGAAGTCGTTAGTAGCAGCATGAGTATGGCTACAGGAGCTAGCCAACAAGGTCACTACCAGATCAACAAAACAAGTGTTAACCACTCCTCAACTATGGTCTCCAGTCAAGGTGGCCCCAACAGGGGCTGGGCTTCTGAGGGCAAAACTGATTTGTCCATGGCCAGCAGGGGCCACTCCAGTTGGGGGTCTTCTAATCTGAACCTGAACCCCAATGCTAACCCTGCTGCTTGGCCTGTGCTAGGACATGAGGCCCCTGGAGTGGGGTCAGGGCCTGGTGTCATGGGTGGATCTAGTTCACTCCCATCCAACATGTGTGGCCCAGGAGGTATTGCACCGGTTCACAACACCAATGGAAATGGCAACATTGGATGTGCCAATGGAAACCTTGTAGGGGATTGTGCCTGGGGGAGCCCAGACACTCCAGAGCAGCACCAGTCCCCCACGAACATGTCTTTCAGCATGGATCCACCTAACCTTAAATCAGATGGACCAAACACTAAAGTTGAGCCAATGAGCCCTGCACACAGCTGGGGAGGAGCTCTGAGTCAGTCTCCCACTGAGCAAGCAGGTGGGGATGGAACTGCCCTGTGGAGTAGTGGAGACATCAAGGGTGGAATATCTAAAGACTCAGGCTGGGATTCTGGTGGTATGTCCTCttgggggggaggtggaggaggaggtggaggaggtggtggtgctggtggtggtgtaggctgGGGTAACTGGAGCAAACAGTCAAGCACTGAAGGCACTGGGTGGGATGGCAATGAGAGTGCAACTCGGGAGCCAATGAGCTCCTGGGGTCCTGATGCTCCAGCCAGTGAGGGTAGCAGGGACAGCAGTGAGGGCAACTCGCTCAGGAGAGAGAGATCCTCCAGTGTGGATTTTCCACTTCTGCCAAGACAGGACTTGGACCCCCGTGTTCTCTGCAACTCTGGCTGGGGACAAACCCCAGTCCGACAGCACACAGTATGGGAAATGGACGAAAATCCTGACATTAAGGATGATGGTGGCACTGAAGCCTGGGGTACTTCTCGCAATGCACCTTTAACTGGATCTGCACCACCTCCTCAAAGTTGTGCCAATCCCAACTTAAATGTGTCTCCCAGAATGGATTCTGGGAGCAAGAGTGAGACACCTTCTCGATCTATGGCAACACCTGGCTGGGGAGGGTCAGTGCCACCAACCAGTCAGCCCATCACTGGGTGGGGTGAGCCTACCACTAATAAGAAGATGCCCAATGGATCTGTTGGTAATTGGGCTGAACCGATGCCTGGTGGCCCCAGCACCAATGGCTCTAGTGGCCAGTCATGGGGTTCAGAGGACAAATCCCCAAGTTGGGATGATGGTGGCATCCAAACCAAGTCGCAAGGTTGGGGAGATGGACCCAGCACTTCTTCTGGTTGGGGAAGTAGTGGGAGTGGAAATAGCGGAGAGTGGGGAGAGACTTCAGATGGGAGGAAGAATGGCTCTGGTAGCTCATCTTgggatggagatggagggaaCTGGAAGGAGCCCCAGAAGGGCTGGGGCAAAGCAGCTCCAGCAGCAGGCGGTGGATCCTGGGGAGACTCTCAACACTCAAATGGCACAGTGCAAGGTTGGGGTGCTAAACAACCAGAATCCGCCAGTGGCGGCAGTGACGTTGCAAGCATGGGCTCCTGGGGTGGCCCAAGCTCAGTAAAACAGGGAGGCTCTGCCTGGGGGTCTGTTGGGAGGCCAGATCCAGGCGAAGAGGCCACAGGGTGGGAAGAGCCTTCGCCTTCTTCGATAAGACGCAAAATGGAGATTGATGATGGAACCTCCACCTGGGGAGATCCTAATACCTACCGAACTTCTGTCAACATGTGGGACAAGAATAACCCTGCCTCACACAACAATCCAGGcaccaacaacaacagcagcagtaaccaccaccacacagggtcTAGCAACAACAATCACCACCACAGTCATCATGGCCAGGGTCCGGGTCAGAACCACTCCAATGGAAACAATAATGGTTCACCTAGCCAACTGGGACCTCCACACAACAGAATGCCCATGGTGAACCCAG GCTGGGGAGAGCTGCCCGGTGTGCAGCCCAAATCAGAGCCCGCATCCTGGGGAGagccctcctcctccagctctccAGTAGACAACGGCACTGCCGCCTGGGGGAAGCCAGGCCGAGGCGCTGGGAGCTGGGCAGAGAGCGGCCACGAGCCATCTGCACCTTACAGTCGGTGCAGTGCCCCCACAGGCTCAGGCTCCTGCAAGCCAG GTCCCAAATCTATGCAAGATGGCTGGGGGTCAGGAGGGGAGGATATGAACATGAGCAGCAGCCAATGGGATGCTGAGGAGGGGGACATGTGGACCAGCCCCACCTCCCAGGACAGCGGATCTTCCTGTATATCCTGGAACCAGTCCAAGAAGGGAATACAGAAG GGGAAGATGTCCACCAAACAAGATGAAGTGTGGATCATGAATCGACTTATCAAACAGCTCACGGACATGGGCTTCCCA AGGGATCCTGCAGAGGAGGCACTGAGAAGTAACAACATGAATTTGGACCAGGCTATGA GCGCTCTGCTGGAGAAGAAAAGTGAAGGGGACAGGCGGGGCATGGGAGTGGCTGACTACAGCAGCGGCATGAACAAACCCCTGGTGGGCCGTCCTCCGAGCCTGGCCAAAGACACCGCCCTGGACCGAGCCTCCTTCCTGGACAAG GATGGCGGGTTGTCGGACGACACACCAACCTCACCGTTTATGCCTTCTCCCGCCCACAAGCTCCCGCTGACCAATAGCAGCCTTCCCAGCCACGGACTGGGCGGGATCTCCTCGAGTCTGGCCATGCAAAACTTGAACAACAGACAG atgaaTGGAATGTTCGGCAGTAATGGAGCAGCACAAGCTCGGGGTTTGCAGccgcaggccccgccccctcagccGCCAGTGCCGTCTCTTAGCTCCGCCCAGCCTACTCTACGTGCTCAAGTGCCTCAGTTTCTCTCCCCTCAG GTTCAAGCACAGCTCTTGCAGTTTGCAGCAAAAAACATTGGTCTGAATCCTGCACTTTTAAGCTCACCAATAAACCCTCAACAAATGACTCTGCTGTACCAGCTCCAGCAGCTACAGATG GCATACCAGCGTTTGCAGATTCAGCAGCAGATGATGCAGGCTCAGCGAAATGTTTCTGGTCCCATTAGACAACAGGAGCAGcaa gttgcACGCACAATCAGTAACATGCAGCAACAGATCCAGCAGCACCAGAGGCAGCTGGCCCAGGCCCTGCTCATGAAGCAGCAGCAGGCCTCACCTGCCTCCCACACTGGCCTGCACCCCAGCCACAGCAAGCCCAACCTGGACATGTTTCCAGGACACCCCCAGGCTTCAGGCCTCTCCATCTCTGACCTGCACACCAAAGAGCAACAGACTCCTCCCAGTTCCTTCGGCCCCTACCCCATGT CTGGCATGAATGGGAACATGACCTGTATGGAGGTGGGAGGCGTGACCCTAAAGGATGCCCCGCCTCAGCCCCAGTCCCGCCTCTCCCAGTGGACGCACGCCAGTGGTATGGATTCCCTCAGCACCTCTAGCCCTCACATGGAGACCGGCCTGAGTAAACATG GTAATGCTTCCTCCACACATGTGGGCGATGGAAAGGTGATGGAAGACTCTTTCAGCCCATATAACCTACTATCCAGCTCGCAGTCTCCCAGTAGCCCAATGGTGGCACCAGAGAGTTGGCCACAGGGCAAGAACCCCAGTGAGAAGATATCCACCGGGACAAGCATCAACTGGCCCCCAG agtTCTGCCCAGGAGTTCCATGGAAAGGCCTCCAGAACATTGATCCTGAGGCAGACCCCAACATGACCCCAGGAAGTGTTTCCACTGGCCCTACGATCAACACAACCATTCAAGACGTCAACCGCTACCTGCTTCGGGACCGAAATGGag GGAAGCTTCTGGACATGAAGTCCACCTGGTCCACAGGTCCTATTTCTCACACACAAGCCTCACTGTCCCACGAGCTCTGGAAGGTTCCTCCAGGAGGCCGCACCTCCATGGCGCCGTCCCGGCCTCCGCCGGGTCTCACCAACACAAAGCCCTCCCCCAGCTGGGCCTCTGGCTCGCTGGGCCTCGGCCAAGGGTGGAGCAGCTCCTACTCCTcag aggGCACTGCGTGGAGCTCAGACAATTCCAGCAGGACTAGCAGCTGGCTTGTGCTACGTAACCTAACCCCTCAG atcgaTGGCTCTACTCTGAGAACCCTGTGCATGCAGCATGGCCCTCTCATCACGTTCCACCTGAGTCTGCCTCAGGGCAACGCGTTGGTGCGCTACAGCTCCAAAGAGGAGGCTGCAAAGGCCCAGAAGTCCCTGCACAT GTGCGTGCTGGGTAACACCACCATTCTGGCAGAGTTTGCTGGCGAGGAAGAGGTGACTCGCTTCTTCGCGCAGGGCCAGTCCCTCCCACCAAGCAGCAGCTGGCAGGGCAGCTCCGCCCCGGGCTCCAGTCAGCCCCGCCTGGCCAACCCGTCCGCCGCCCATCCCGCCGTCGGCCAGTGGGGCGGCGCCGGCACCAAGGCGGTGGGCAACCCCGGGTCTGGTGGCGGGGGCAGCGGCGCGGACCTGCTGTGGGGGGGCGTGCAGCAGTACTCCAGTCTGTGGGGGCCCGCCAACGGCGAGGAGAGCAGAGTGATGGGCAGCCCCATCCCAATCAACACCCTGCTGCCGGGCGACCTGCTCAGCGGCGAGAGCATGTAG
- the tnrc6c2 gene encoding trinucleotide repeat-containing gene 6C protein isoform X3, protein MMMTSGHTQEPADLLPHQSDLGTRHENSLWVNSTSSSSCWDQVITDKNDTEPWPSISYSNSQQALECTLDTDTSEVVSSSMSMATGASQQGHYQINKTSVNHSSTMVSSQGGPNRGWASEGKTDLSMASRGHSSWGSSNLNLNPNANPAAWPVLGHEAPGVGSGPGVMGGSSSLPSNMCGPGGIAPVHNTNGNGNIGCANGNLVGDCAWGSPDTPEQHQSPTNMSFSMDPPNLKSDGPNTKVEPMSPAHSWGGALSQSPTEQAGGDGTALWSSGDIKGGISKDSGWDSGGMSSWGGGGGGGGGGGGAGGGVGWGNWSKQSSTEGTGWDGNESATREPMSSWGPDAPASEGSRDSSEGNSLRRERSSSVDFPLLPRQDLDPRVLCNSGWGQTPVRQHTVWEMDENPDIKDDGGTEAWGTSRNAPLTGSAPPPQSCANPNLNVSPRMDSGSKSETPSRSMATPGWGGSVPPTSQPITGWGEPTTNKKMPNGSVGNWAEPMPGGPSTNGSSGQSWGSEDKSPSWDDGGIQTKSQGWGDGPSTSSGWGSSGSGNSGEWGETSDGRKNGSGSSSWDGDGGNWKEPQKGWGKAAPAAGGGSWGDSQHSNGTVQGWGAKQPESASGGSDVASMGSWGGPSSVKQGGSAWGSVGRPDPGEEATGWEEPSPSSIRRKMEIDDGTSTWGDPNTYRTSVNMWDKNNPASHNNPGTNNNSSSNHHHTGSSNNNHHHSHHGQGPGQNHSNGNNNGSPSQLGPPHNRMPMVNPGWGELPGVQPKSEPASWGEPSSSSSPVDNGTAAWGKPGRGAGSWAESGHEPSAPYSRCSAPTGSGSCKPGPKSMQDGWGSGGEDMNMSSSQWDAEEGDMWTSPTSQDSGSSCISWNQSKKGIQKGKMSTKQDEVWIMNRLIKQLTDMGFPRDPAEEALRSNNMNLDQAMSALLEKKSEGDRRGMGVADYSSGMNKPLVGRPPSLAKDTALDRASFLDKDGGLSDDTPTSPFMPSPAHKLPLTNSSLPSHGLGGISSSLAMQNLNNRQMNGMFGSNGAAQARGLQPQAPPPQPPVPSLSSAQPTLRAQVPQFLSPQVQAQLLQFAAKNIGLNPALLSSPINPQQMTLLYQLQQLQMAYQRLQIQQQMMQAQRNVSGPIRQQEQQVARTISNMQQQIQQHQRQLAQALLMKQQQASPASHTGLHPSHSKPNLDMFPGHPQASGLSISDLHTKEQQTPPSSFGPYPMSGMNGNMTCMEVGGVTLKDAPPQPQSRLSQWTHASGMDSLSTSSPHMETGLSKHGNASSTHVGDGKVMEDSFSPYNLLSSSQSPSSPMVAPESWPQGKNPSEKISTGTSINWPPEFCPGVPWKGLQNIDPEADPNMTPGSVSTGPTINTTIQDVNRYLLRDRNGGKLLDMKSTWSTGPISHTQASLSHELWKVPPGGRTSMAPSRPPPGLTNTKPSPSWASGSLGLGQGWSSSYSSEGTAWSSDNSSRTSSWLVLRNLTPQIDGSTLRTLCMQHGPLITFHLSLPQGNALVRYSSKEEAAKAQKSLHMCVLGNTTILAEFAGEEEVTRFFAQGQSLPPSSSWQGSSAPGSSQPRLANPSAAHPAVGQWGGAGTKAVGNPGSGGGGSGADLLWGGVQQYSSLWGPANGEESRVMGSPIPINTLLPGDLLSGESM, encoded by the exons TGCTGCCCCATCAGAGTGACCTAGGAACCAGGCATGAGAATTCTCTTTGGGTCAACTCAACCAGCAGCAGCTCCTGTTGGGATCAAGTGATTACTGACAAAAACGACACTGAACCTTGGCCTTCCATTTCCTACAGCAACAGCCAGCAGGCATTAGAATGTACCTTGGACACTGACACGTCAGAAGTCGTTAGTAGCAGCATGAGTATGGCTACAGGAGCTAGCCAACAAGGTCACTACCAGATCAACAAAACAAGTGTTAACCACTCCTCAACTATGGTCTCCAGTCAAGGTGGCCCCAACAGGGGCTGGGCTTCTGAGGGCAAAACTGATTTGTCCATGGCCAGCAGGGGCCACTCCAGTTGGGGGTCTTCTAATCTGAACCTGAACCCCAATGCTAACCCTGCTGCTTGGCCTGTGCTAGGACATGAGGCCCCTGGAGTGGGGTCAGGGCCTGGTGTCATGGGTGGATCTAGTTCACTCCCATCCAACATGTGTGGCCCAGGAGGTATTGCACCGGTTCACAACACCAATGGAAATGGCAACATTGGATGTGCCAATGGAAACCTTGTAGGGGATTGTGCCTGGGGGAGCCCAGACACTCCAGAGCAGCACCAGTCCCCCACGAACATGTCTTTCAGCATGGATCCACCTAACCTTAAATCAGATGGACCAAACACTAAAGTTGAGCCAATGAGCCCTGCACACAGCTGGGGAGGAGCTCTGAGTCAGTCTCCCACTGAGCAAGCAGGTGGGGATGGAACTGCCCTGTGGAGTAGTGGAGACATCAAGGGTGGAATATCTAAAGACTCAGGCTGGGATTCTGGTGGTATGTCCTCttgggggggaggtggaggaggaggtggaggaggtggtggtgctggtggtggtgtaggctgGGGTAACTGGAGCAAACAGTCAAGCACTGAAGGCACTGGGTGGGATGGCAATGAGAGTGCAACTCGGGAGCCAATGAGCTCCTGGGGTCCTGATGCTCCAGCCAGTGAGGGTAGCAGGGACAGCAGTGAGGGCAACTCGCTCAGGAGAGAGAGATCCTCCAGTGTGGATTTTCCACTTCTGCCAAGACAGGACTTGGACCCCCGTGTTCTCTGCAACTCTGGCTGGGGACAAACCCCAGTCCGACAGCACACAGTATGGGAAATGGACGAAAATCCTGACATTAAGGATGATGGTGGCACTGAAGCCTGGGGTACTTCTCGCAATGCACCTTTAACTGGATCTGCACCACCTCCTCAAAGTTGTGCCAATCCCAACTTAAATGTGTCTCCCAGAATGGATTCTGGGAGCAAGAGTGAGACACCTTCTCGATCTATGGCAACACCTGGCTGGGGAGGGTCAGTGCCACCAACCAGTCAGCCCATCACTGGGTGGGGTGAGCCTACCACTAATAAGAAGATGCCCAATGGATCTGTTGGTAATTGGGCTGAACCGATGCCTGGTGGCCCCAGCACCAATGGCTCTAGTGGCCAGTCATGGGGTTCAGAGGACAAATCCCCAAGTTGGGATGATGGTGGCATCCAAACCAAGTCGCAAGGTTGGGGAGATGGACCCAGCACTTCTTCTGGTTGGGGAAGTAGTGGGAGTGGAAATAGCGGAGAGTGGGGAGAGACTTCAGATGGGAGGAAGAATGGCTCTGGTAGCTCATCTTgggatggagatggagggaaCTGGAAGGAGCCCCAGAAGGGCTGGGGCAAAGCAGCTCCAGCAGCAGGCGGTGGATCCTGGGGAGACTCTCAACACTCAAATGGCACAGTGCAAGGTTGGGGTGCTAAACAACCAGAATCCGCCAGTGGCGGCAGTGACGTTGCAAGCATGGGCTCCTGGGGTGGCCCAAGCTCAGTAAAACAGGGAGGCTCTGCCTGGGGGTCTGTTGGGAGGCCAGATCCAGGCGAAGAGGCCACAGGGTGGGAAGAGCCTTCGCCTTCTTCGATAAGACGCAAAATGGAGATTGATGATGGAACCTCCACCTGGGGAGATCCTAATACCTACCGAACTTCTGTCAACATGTGGGACAAGAATAACCCTGCCTCACACAACAATCCAGGcaccaacaacaacagcagcagtaaccaccaccacacagggtcTAGCAACAACAATCACCACCACAGTCATCATGGCCAGGGTCCGGGTCAGAACCACTCCAATGGAAACAATAATGGTTCACCTAGCCAACTGGGACCTCCACACAACAGAATGCCCATGGTGAACCCAG GCTGGGGAGAGCTGCCCGGTGTGCAGCCCAAATCAGAGCCCGCATCCTGGGGAGagccctcctcctccagctctccAGTAGACAACGGCACTGCCGCCTGGGGGAAGCCAGGCCGAGGCGCTGGGAGCTGGGCAGAGAGCGGCCACGAGCCATCTGCACCTTACAGTCGGTGCAGTGCCCCCACAGGCTCAGGCTCCTGCAAGCCAG GTCCCAAATCTATGCAAGATGGCTGGGGGTCAGGAGGGGAGGATATGAACATGAGCAGCAGCCAATGGGATGCTGAGGAGGGGGACATGTGGACCAGCCCCACCTCCCAGGACAGCGGATCTTCCTGTATATCCTGGAACCAGTCCAAGAAGGGAATACAGAAG GGGAAGATGTCCACCAAACAAGATGAAGTGTGGATCATGAATCGACTTATCAAACAGCTCACGGACATGGGCTTCCCA AGGGATCCTGCAGAGGAGGCACTGAGAAGTAACAACATGAATTTGGACCAGGCTATGA GCGCTCTGCTGGAGAAGAAAAGTGAAGGGGACAGGCGGGGCATGGGAGTGGCTGACTACAGCAGCGGCATGAACAAACCCCTGGTGGGCCGTCCTCCGAGCCTGGCCAAAGACACCGCCCTGGACCGAGCCTCCTTCCTGGACAAG GATGGCGGGTTGTCGGACGACACACCAACCTCACCGTTTATGCCTTCTCCCGCCCACAAGCTCCCGCTGACCAATAGCAGCCTTCCCAGCCACGGACTGGGCGGGATCTCCTCGAGTCTGGCCATGCAAAACTTGAACAACAGACAG atgaaTGGAATGTTCGGCAGTAATGGAGCAGCACAAGCTCGGGGTTTGCAGccgcaggccccgccccctcagccGCCAGTGCCGTCTCTTAGCTCCGCCCAGCCTACTCTACGTGCTCAAGTGCCTCAGTTTCTCTCCCCTCAG GTTCAAGCACAGCTCTTGCAGTTTGCAGCAAAAAACATTGGTCTGAATCCTGCACTTTTAAGCTCACCAATAAACCCTCAACAAATGACTCTGCTGTACCAGCTCCAGCAGCTACAGATG GCATACCAGCGTTTGCAGATTCAGCAGCAGATGATGCAGGCTCAGCGAAATGTTTCTGGTCCCATTAGACAACAGGAGCAGcaa gttgcACGCACAATCAGTAACATGCAGCAACAGATCCAGCAGCACCAGAGGCAGCTGGCCCAGGCCCTGCTCATGAAGCAGCAGCAGGCCTCACCTGCCTCCCACACTGGCCTGCACCCCAGCCACAGCAAGCCCAACCTGGACATGTTTCCAGGACACCCCCAGGCTTCAGGCCTCTCCATCTCTGACCTGCACACCAAAGAGCAACAGACTCCTCCCAGTTCCTTCGGCCCCTACCCCATGT CTGGCATGAATGGGAACATGACCTGTATGGAGGTGGGAGGCGTGACCCTAAAGGATGCCCCGCCTCAGCCCCAGTCCCGCCTCTCCCAGTGGACGCACGCCAGTGGTATGGATTCCCTCAGCACCTCTAGCCCTCACATGGAGACCGGCCTGAGTAAACATG GTAATGCTTCCTCCACACATGTGGGCGATGGAAAGGTGATGGAAGACTCTTTCAGCCCATATAACCTACTATCCAGCTCGCAGTCTCCCAGTAGCCCAATGGTGGCACCAGAGAGTTGGCCACAGGGCAAGAACCCCAGTGAGAAGATATCCACCGGGACAAGCATCAACTGGCCCCCAG agtTCTGCCCAGGAGTTCCATGGAAAGGCCTCCAGAACATTGATCCTGAGGCAGACCCCAACATGACCCCAGGAAGTGTTTCCACTGGCCCTACGATCAACACAACCATTCAAGACGTCAACCGCTACCTGCTTCGGGACCGAAATGGag GGAAGCTTCTGGACATGAAGTCCACCTGGTCCACAGGTCCTATTTCTCACACACAAGCCTCACTGTCCCACGAGCTCTGGAAGGTTCCTCCAGGAGGCCGCACCTCCATGGCGCCGTCCCGGCCTCCGCCGGGTCTCACCAACACAAAGCCCTCCCCCAGCTGGGCCTCTGGCTCGCTGGGCCTCGGCCAAGGGTGGAGCAGCTCCTACTCCTcag aggGCACTGCGTGGAGCTCAGACAATTCCAGCAGGACTAGCAGCTGGCTTGTGCTACGTAACCTAACCCCTCAG atcgaTGGCTCTACTCTGAGAACCCTGTGCATGCAGCATGGCCCTCTCATCACGTTCCACCTGAGTCTGCCTCAGGGCAACGCGTTGGTGCGCTACAGCTCCAAAGAGGAGGCTGCAAAGGCCCAGAAGTCCCTGCACAT GTGCGTGCTGGGTAACACCACCATTCTGGCAGAGTTTGCTGGCGAGGAAGAGGTGACTCGCTTCTTCGCGCAGGGCCAGTCCCTCCCACCAAGCAGCAGCTGGCAGGGCAGCTCCGCCCCGGGCTCCAGTCAGCCCCGCCTGGCCAACCCGTCCGCCGCCCATCCCGCCGTCGGCCAGTGGGGCGGCGCCGGCACCAAGGCGGTGGGCAACCCCGGGTCTGGTGGCGGGGGCAGCGGCGCGGACCTGCTGTGGGGGGGCGTGCAGCAGTACTCCAGTCTGTGGGGGCCCGCCAACGGCGAGGAGAGCAGAGTGATGGGCAGCCCCATCCCAATCAACACCCTGCTGCCGGGCGACCTGCTCAGCGGCGAGAGCATGTAG